A stretch of Roseibium porphyridii DNA encodes these proteins:
- the araD1 gene encoding AraD1 family protein: protein MLISQIRDDSGELAVVVRNGSEASILKGVSSSYDLVKEAIGREQSLTACIRSHELGPAVDLEKLAEENRLLLPIHHPDAAHMHLTGTGLTHLGSASTRDAMHNKAKEDPDTLTDSMKMFHMGLEAGRPAPGNVGVQPEWFYKGNGSAAVAPGDDLISPGFSEDGGEEPEIAGIYVIADDGTPYRVGFALANEFSDHVMERQNYLYLAHSKLRPASFGPELLVGPLPETVQGTSRILRNGSVLWEKPFLSGEANMSHTLANLEHHHFKYELFCQPGDVHVHMFGTATLSFADGVSCKEGDEVEISAPGFGVPLKNRLAFRADENAATLVKVL from the coding sequence ATGCTGATTTCGCAAATTAGGGACGATTCAGGTGAACTTGCTGTTGTCGTCCGAAACGGCAGCGAAGCCTCGATCCTGAAAGGCGTGTCTTCAAGTTACGATCTGGTGAAAGAGGCAATTGGCCGTGAGCAGAGCCTGACTGCGTGCATCAGGTCACATGAACTGGGTCCTGCTGTCGACCTTGAAAAGCTTGCCGAAGAAAACCGGTTGCTGCTGCCGATCCATCATCCGGACGCTGCGCACATGCATCTGACCGGCACGGGTTTGACGCATCTTGGCTCTGCCTCAACCCGGGATGCCATGCACAACAAGGCGAAAGAGGATCCCGACACCCTTACAGATTCCATGAAAATGTTTCACATGGGACTGGAAGCTGGACGGCCAGCGCCTGGCAATGTGGGTGTTCAACCCGAGTGGTTCTACAAGGGCAATGGCAGTGCAGCTGTCGCACCGGGGGACGATCTGATCAGCCCCGGCTTCAGCGAGGATGGAGGTGAGGAACCGGAAATCGCCGGCATTTATGTCATTGCAGATGACGGCACGCCTTACCGGGTCGGTTTTGCGCTTGCGAACGAATTCTCCGACCACGTCATGGAGCGGCAAAACTACCTTTATCTGGCGCACTCCAAACTGCGGCCCGCGTCCTTCGGCCCGGAGTTGCTGGTCGGACCTTTGCCGGAAACTGTTCAGGGGACGAGCAGGATTTTGCGCAATGGCAGTGTCCTTTGGGAAAAGCCGTTCTTGTCAGGCGAGGCGAACATGTCTCACACATTGGCCAATCTGGAACATCATCACTTCAAATACGAGCTGTTTTGTCAGCCTGGTGATGTTCATGTGCACATGTTCGGCACGGCAACGCTTTCATTTGCCGATGGTGTTTCATGCAAGGAAGGCGACGAGGTTGAGATTTCAGCGCCGGGCTTTGGCGTTCCACTCAAAAACCGTCTTGCCTTTCGCGCAGATGAAAATGCGGCCACACTCGTGAAAGTTCTCTAG
- the mmsB gene encoding multiple monosaccharide ABC transporter permease: MDLAKNDSQSKTTVETKGIGEYLSSHLRQYGLLFALIAVMVFFQIVTDGTLLRAVNITNLLLQNSYIIIMALGMLVVIVSGNIDLSVGSVMGFIGALAAVMIVNFEQPIFLTILTCLVAGGLIGAAQGYWVAYWKIPSFIVTLAGMLVFRGLSLWLLQGQSVGPFPKEFQIIATGFVPDIFPAALGQGLADLFGARQVNVLALTTGLVAAALVVWLGLRQRAQNKIYGIEDEPKSFFIARNVIVAAALIFVMYKLSLFRGLPNVLITMGVLTIIYAFITETTTVGRRIYALGGNQKAAKLSGIKTERLTFLAFTNMGVLAAAAGLVFAARLNTATPKAGFALELDVIAAVFIGGASMSGGVGTIVGAVVGAFLMGVLNNGMSIMGIGIDYQQMIKGLVLLAAVIFDVYNKNKQG, from the coding sequence ATGGATCTGGCAAAGAACGATAGCCAATCGAAAACGACGGTGGAAACCAAGGGCATCGGCGAATACCTGTCTTCTCATCTCAGACAATATGGTCTGCTGTTCGCGCTGATTGCCGTGATGGTGTTCTTTCAGATCGTTACGGACGGCACATTGCTGCGCGCAGTGAACATCACCAACCTGCTGCTGCAGAATTCCTATATCATCATTATGGCGCTCGGCATGCTGGTCGTGATCGTGTCCGGCAATATCGATCTTTCGGTGGGGTCTGTCATGGGGTTCATCGGCGCTCTTGCTGCCGTGATGATCGTCAACTTTGAGCAGCCCATTTTCCTTACCATTCTCACGTGTCTTGTCGCTGGCGGTCTCATTGGTGCGGCTCAGGGCTACTGGGTTGCCTATTGGAAGATCCCGTCCTTTATCGTCACACTTGCAGGAATGCTGGTTTTTCGGGGACTGTCGCTCTGGCTTTTGCAGGGGCAGTCGGTCGGACCGTTTCCCAAGGAATTCCAGATCATCGCAACCGGGTTTGTCCCTGACATCTTTCCGGCCGCACTTGGTCAGGGGTTGGCTGATCTCTTCGGGGCCCGGCAGGTCAATGTACTGGCACTCACCACCGGACTTGTCGCTGCAGCTCTCGTCGTTTGGCTTGGTCTGCGGCAACGAGCACAGAACAAGATTTATGGCATTGAAGATGAGCCCAAGAGTTTCTTCATTGCGCGGAATGTGATTGTCGCGGCGGCGCTCATTTTCGTGATGTATAAACTGTCCCTGTTCCGGGGGCTGCCCAACGTCTTGATCACGATGGGTGTTTTGACGATCATCTACGCCTTCATCACAGAAACCACCACTGTGGGCCGGCGTATCTATGCGCTCGGAGGCAATCAGAAAGCTGCCAAACTGTCCGGTATCAAGACCGAACGGCTTACCTTTCTGGCCTTTACCAACATGGGTGTGCTGGCGGCAGCTGCAGGTTTGGTATTTGCCGCGCGGCTCAACACGGCAACACCCAAGGCAGGTTTTGCGCTGGAACTGGATGTGATTGCAGCTGTCTTTATCGGCGGTGCATCGATGTCAGGCGGCGTCGGCACCATTGTCGGCGCAGTGGTCGGCGCTTTTCTGATGGGTGTACTCAATAACGGCATGTCGATCATGGGGATCGGGATTGATTATCAGCAGATGATCAAGGGTCTCGTGCTGCTCGCTGCCGTCATCTTCGATGTCTACAACAAAAACAAGCAGGGATAG
- the mmsA gene encoding multiple monosaccharide ABC transporter ATP-binding protein, producing the protein MALLSMQNISKAFPGVKALDQVSLDVQAGEIHAIVGENGAGKSTLMKVLSGVYPYGQYDGEIVYSGQPARFGGISDSEKQGIIIIHQELALVPELSIAENIFLGNECASRGVIDWRRTNRRTEELLKKVGLSEAPTTRVDNIGVGKQQLVEIAKALSKDVKLLILDEPTAALQENDSRKLLDLMLELKAQGVTSIIISHKLNEVRYVADSVTVIRDGQTVSNLDAAAGLSEDEIVRDMVGRDMTHRFPDHDRTPGQRLFEVKNWNVWHPEHAERQIIKNASFNVRAGEVVGIAGLMGSGRTELAMSIFGRSYGRNISGSVELHGNEIDVSSVDRAIAAGVSYVTEDRKALGLVLDETIRFNTTLANLKGVSTGSILKRNEETGVAEKYREVLAIRTPSVFQKTVNLSGGNQQKVVLAKWLFTSPEVLILDEPTRGIDVGAKYEIYTIINDLAADGKGVIMISSEMPELLGMCDRIYVMNEGALVGELNAGQASQERIMSLIVNE; encoded by the coding sequence ATGGCACTCCTTTCCATGCAAAATATCAGCAAGGCCTTTCCAGGTGTGAAGGCGCTTGACCAGGTCAGTCTCGACGTTCAGGCCGGTGAGATTCACGCTATCGTCGGGGAAAATGGTGCGGGCAAATCGACCCTGATGAAGGTTCTCTCAGGTGTATATCCCTATGGTCAATATGACGGTGAGATCGTTTATAGCGGTCAGCCTGCCCGGTTCGGAGGGATCTCCGATAGTGAAAAACAAGGCATCATCATCATCCACCAGGAACTGGCTCTGGTGCCGGAGCTTTCCATCGCAGAAAACATCTTTCTCGGAAACGAATGCGCCTCCAGAGGCGTAATCGACTGGCGCCGGACAAACAGACGTACTGAGGAACTGCTCAAAAAAGTCGGTCTGAGCGAAGCCCCCACGACCAGGGTCGACAATATCGGTGTCGGCAAGCAGCAACTGGTCGAGATTGCCAAGGCGCTATCCAAGGATGTGAAGCTGCTCATTCTGGATGAGCCAACTGCGGCACTTCAGGAAAATGACAGTCGCAAACTGCTCGATCTGATGCTCGAGCTGAAGGCTCAGGGTGTGACGAGCATTATCATTTCGCACAAGCTCAATGAAGTTCGATATGTCGCTGACAGCGTCACGGTCATCCGGGATGGCCAGACGGTCTCAAATCTGGATGCAGCGGCGGGCCTCAGCGAGGACGAGATCGTTCGGGACATGGTTGGGCGGGACATGACACATCGGTTTCCGGATCACGACCGGACGCCCGGACAACGCCTTTTCGAAGTCAAGAACTGGAACGTCTGGCATCCCGAACATGCCGAACGACAGATTATCAAGAACGCTTCGTTCAATGTTCGGGCCGGCGAAGTGGTCGGGATTGCCGGCCTGATGGGCTCTGGTCGCACAGAGCTTGCCATGTCGATATTCGGCCGGTCCTATGGCCGCAATATTTCAGGATCTGTCGAGTTACATGGCAACGAGATTGACGTCAGTTCGGTCGACCGTGCCATTGCAGCGGGTGTCTCTTATGTCACGGAAGATCGAAAAGCGTTGGGTCTTGTGCTGGATGAAACGATCCGTTTCAACACAACGCTTGCTAATCTGAAGGGCGTGTCCACCGGATCCATCCTGAAGCGCAACGAGGAAACCGGCGTTGCTGAAAAGTACCGCGAAGTTCTGGCGATCCGTACACCGTCTGTCTTTCAAAAAACGGTCAATTTGTCAGGGGGCAATCAGCAGAAGGTGGTTCTGGCGAAGTGGCTATTCACTTCGCCTGAAGTTCTGATCCTTGATGAACCGACACGAGGCATAGACGTCGGTGCAAAATACGAGATCTACACGATCATCAACGACCTCGCCGCGGACGGGAAGGGCGTGATCATGATCTCGTCTGAAATGCCTGAACTGCTCGGAATGTGCGATCGAATTTACGTCATGAATGAAGGGGCTCTGGTGGGCGAACTTAACGCCGGCCAGGCAAGCCAGGAGCGAATCATGTCGCTCATTGTCAACGAATAG
- the chvE gene encoding multiple monosaccharide ABC transporter substrate-binding protein, giving the protein MHFISKALVAAAAAATVMSSVALAQDKGSIGIAMPTKSSARWISDGNSMVEQFTKAGYSADLQYAEDDIPNQLAQIENMITKGVDVLVIAAIDGTTLSNALENAAATGIKVIAYDRLIRDSGDVDYYATFDNFKVGVQQATSLVGGLKDRFGDGPYNVELFGGSPDDNNAYFFYDGAMSVLQPLIDDGTVVIQSGQMGMDTVGTLRWDGAVAQARMDNLLSAHYTDKTLHGALSPYDGLSIGILSSLKGVGYGSGDQQMPIVTGQDAEVPSVKSILAGEQYSTVFKDTRELARVTVGMVDALLDGGEPEINDTKTYDNGVKVVPSYLLEPVAVDAGNWEDVLIGSGYYTEDQIK; this is encoded by the coding sequence ATGCATTTCATTTCAAAGGCACTGGTCGCTGCAGCAGCTGCCGCTACCGTGATGTCCAGCGTCGCGCTGGCGCAGGACAAAGGGTCCATAGGCATCGCAATGCCGACCAAGTCTTCGGCGCGATGGATTTCGGACGGAAATTCGATGGTCGAACAATTCACGAAGGCAGGCTATTCCGCTGATCTGCAATATGCTGAGGACGATATTCCGAACCAGTTGGCACAGATCGAAAATATGATCACCAAAGGTGTGGACGTGCTGGTGATTGCGGCGATCGACGGGACGACCCTGTCCAATGCCCTGGAAAATGCAGCTGCGACCGGTATCAAGGTTATCGCCTATGACCGCCTGATCCGCGACAGCGGTGATGTCGACTACTACGCAACATTCGACAACTTCAAGGTCGGCGTGCAGCAAGCGACGTCTCTTGTCGGCGGGCTGAAAGACCGCTTCGGCGATGGCCCCTACAATGTTGAACTCTTCGGCGGGTCACCGGACGACAACAATGCTTATTTCTTTTACGACGGCGCCATGTCCGTGCTGCAGCCACTGATCGATGACGGAACGGTTGTTATCCAGTCCGGCCAGATGGGCATGGACACGGTCGGAACCCTGCGTTGGGACGGTGCTGTCGCACAGGCCCGCATGGACAACTTGTTGTCCGCCCACTACACGGACAAAACCCTGCATGGCGCACTGAGCCCTTATGACGGCTTGTCGATTGGTATTCTGTCGTCGCTGAAAGGTGTCGGCTACGGTTCCGGCGATCAGCAAATGCCAATCGTGACCGGACAGGATGCCGAAGTGCCTTCTGTGAAGTCCATTCTGGCAGGTGAGCAATACTCAACCGTTTTCAAGGACACCCGCGAACTTGCACGCGTGACAGTGGGCATGGTGGATGCACTGCTTGATGGCGGCGAGCCGGAAATCAACGACACCAAAACCTACGACAACGGTGTCAAGGTGGTGCCGTCCTATCTCCTGGAACCGGTCGCGGTCGATGCGGGCAATTGGGAAGATGTGCTGATCGGCAGCGGTTACTACACCGAAGACCAGATCAAATAA
- a CDS encoding LysR substrate-binding domain-containing protein produces MTLDLLRRGLKMSHLRLLSELSNQSRLTDAAIALGMTQPAASRLIAEVERIAEAEIYVRSGRGIELTDVGRKLAERCVRILQEFADAGRDIDEHKSGQSGHVTIGSVTGPAIEYVLPALRHIRLSYPDISISVEVGPSNTLAPMLEDGRLDFSFSRVPSELDPSLFEEKPLLREPALMVGRIEHPLTRSQFPLELEAFLGFDWVLPPVGSPIRATAEQALRDKGLALPSRVLTTSSFLFTLATVQQTNAVAPVARSVANSFAARPDGSPGTVTILECSVSLSVQTYSFLMRKGQVLTPAAQIVAREVLRAVTGQERYP; encoded by the coding sequence ATGACACTGGATCTGTTGCGGCGCGGTCTGAAAATGTCTCATTTGCGCCTGCTCTCAGAGCTGTCCAATCAGTCGCGCCTTACAGATGCCGCCATTGCACTCGGCATGACACAACCGGCCGCCTCTCGTCTCATTGCCGAGGTTGAACGGATTGCCGAAGCAGAGATCTATGTGCGTTCGGGGCGCGGAATCGAGTTGACCGATGTTGGCCGCAAACTCGCGGAACGCTGTGTCCGCATTCTTCAGGAATTCGCGGATGCTGGTCGAGATATCGACGAGCACAAATCGGGTCAGAGCGGCCATGTGACAATCGGTTCGGTCACAGGGCCTGCAATTGAATATGTTCTGCCGGCTCTGCGCCACATACGCCTCAGTTACCCCGACATTTCCATTTCTGTTGAGGTCGGGCCCAGCAACACGCTTGCACCGATGCTTGAAGATGGTCGGCTGGACTTTTCGTTCAGCCGTGTACCTTCAGAGCTGGACCCTTCGCTCTTTGAGGAAAAACCTCTGCTGCGCGAGCCGGCTCTCATGGTCGGTCGTATTGAGCATCCCCTCACCCGCAGTCAGTTCCCCTTGGAGCTTGAGGCGTTTCTTGGTTTTGACTGGGTTCTCCCACCGGTCGGCTCGCCGATCAGAGCGACTGCCGAACAGGCGCTGCGCGACAAAGGCCTGGCTTTGCCGTCTCGTGTCCTGACCACATCCTCATTCCTGTTCACTCTGGCGACCGTGCAACAGACCAACGCTGTGGCTCCTGTTGCGAGATCCGTGGCAAACAGCTTTGCCGCCCGGCCGGATGGCTCCCCTGGCACGGTGACGATATTGGAATGCAGCGTATCGCTGTCCGTTCAGACCTACTCATTCTTGATGCGAAAAGGCCAGGTTTTGACACCAGCTGCCCAAATCGTCGCCCGAGAGGTTTTACGGGCTGTAACCGGGCAAGAAAGGTATCCCTGA